In Pongo pygmaeus isolate AG05252 chromosome 13, NHGRI_mPonPyg2-v2.0_pri, whole genome shotgun sequence, one genomic interval encodes:
- the LOC129044473 gene encoding trypsin-2-like: protein MILGWSELVRKAGKYLTCISTFFDLFLILTADYPDELKCLDAPVLTQAECKASYPGKITNSMFCVGFLEGGKDSCQGDSSGPVVSKGKLQGVVSWGYGCALNNRPGVYTKVYNYVDWIKDTIAANS, encoded by the exons ATGATCTTGGGGTGGTCAGAGCTAGTGAGAAAAGCAGGCAAGTACCTCACCTGCATTTCTACTTTCTTTGATCTCTTCCTGATCCTCACAGCTGACTACCCAGACGAGCTAAAGTGCCTGGACGCTCCGGTGCTGACCCAGGCTGAGTGTAAAGCCTCCTACCCTGGAAAGATTACCAACAGCATGTTCTGTGTGGGCTTCCTTGAGGGAGGCAAGGATTCCTGCCAG GGTGACTCTAGTGGCCCTGTGGTCTCCAAGGGAAAGCTCCAAGGAGTTGTCTCCTGGGGCTATGGCTGTGCCCTGAACAACAGGCCTGGAGTCTACACCAAGGTCTACAACTATGTGGACTGGATTAAGGACACCATCGCTGCCAACAGCTAA